Within the Salvia hispanica cultivar TCC Black 2014 chromosome 4, UniMelb_Shisp_WGS_1.0, whole genome shotgun sequence genome, the region TATCCATCTACACAAATGAAATAGAACACTACTTATTATAGTATCAGTTGGCAAGACGCTTAAtagttcaatttatttaacCTGATGAAAACCAACTTCTCTGGTGAGGGGAACGCCGATTTCGCTGATGCAAGCGCCGATTTTCTGATCGGAGCCGTACAGGGAGGCGTAGCGATCAATGCAACGGTCGAGGATCCGGACGAGGGCTGCGGCCAGGGGGCGGCTGATGGCGAAGCCGCCCCCGCCATAGGCCATGGTGTAGGAATGGACGACATCCTGGTCGACGCTCTCGGAGACGCCGCCGATGTAATACATCTGGCGGTGGTCGTATTTCCTCAAGACGCTGACCAGATTGCGTGTGAAGAAAACGGTGTCGTCGTCTCCCATGACGAACCACCGGACGTCTCGCGGGCTGAGGTCGAAGCTCTCCTTGACGATGCGGGCGATCCGCACGGCCGACCTCGACCCGTACCAGCACGTGTACCTGAACCGGGCCGTGTCGGCTGAGATTTTGTACGGCGGCGATGTGTCCGGCCAGTTGTCGTGGGCGGCCTCGTCCAGCCAGACGAAGCCGAGGGTGGAGTTCGGGCGCCACCAGAGCTCGGAGtagtggcggcggcggcgccaTGTCTTGGCGGAGCCGCTGATGCCGAAGAGGATGTGCGATAAGTTGGTGTCTGATTCGGCGGCGGAGACAACGTTGATGCGCTGAGGGCGGAGGAAAGATGAGATGAAACAGAGTGAAAATACGGCAAGAATGGAGATTAGTGAGAGGGATTTCCGGCCAAAACCTGGGAATTTGAAGGAGAGATGTTTCAAGGGTTTGATGGAGTGTTTTGATGGGTGCGGCATGCctgttttatttgttgattcgGTTTTGGAGGTTGTGAAACTACTACTTGTATATATACTCCCTgcttattactattaaaatagGTGCATTTTAAAATGTCACCagaattttgataaaataagagaaatgagTAAAATAATAGTTAAACTACTGTTACATTAGTATaagttgaaaataaattgacgTAAATAGGTAATGAATTTGAGACAACTTCTTATgataatacatatattttcatgaaacgaaaaaaaataaataaaaatcaacatatttttatgggactgataaaatattttattattaactaGCATATGGAACATGTGTCAGATCGATAtgttacatttttttgtaatgaAAACGGGCAACGCCCGAACGGAACTACATAAACCGTCATAAGAAATTCCTAACCTATCATGTAATAACCAAATAGCAAGGCCTGTAGGCGGCTTTTCAAGAACATGCACTCCTCTCTCGAAGTTGTATGCACATGTGTGTGACAAGAAATCTGTAGCAAAATTTCCTTCTCGATGCACATGTCTCATTGATGCCGAATCAAACTCTAGCAATAAGCTACCAATCTTTTCCACTACGCACGACAGCTGACATTCACCTCAAATTTCCCTGTAATCATAGCGACCGCTACAAGATTATCGCTCTCTACCTCCAACATTCTTATTCCCAGAGTTTTTGCAAATTCTAAACCATGAAAAATGCACCAAATTTCAGCGAGAAGAATAAAACAAACTCCTATGTTTGCAACATAACCTTGTCTCCACTGTCTAGAAACATCACGGAAAAGTCCTCCTCCATATGCACGGCCAGTCCCCTTCTCTAAGGAAGCATCCGTGTTCAGCTTCAACATGGTCGACAACGATGGTTGCCAGAAAACTGTCACTGATTGTCTCGGCAAATGTTCTTCCACTACAATAGCCATTCTCGCATCCTCCACATTCATACTTTGGtatcaaagaaaatatagttGGGTAGCTTTGACTTATGTCTTGATATTTAAGAGTTGGTCCGGTTGGATAAGACAATAGAATTGCCGGAACTGAATTGACTTATGCAACTTAATTAGATTTATGCCACCAATCAATTAATAGGGTAGTTTGtcttttatgatattttaccTTGGTTTTGTACGGGATGGATGAATGTTAGATGTCATTCTAAGAATCCAAGTATTGATCAATATACGCAAGTGCCTAAATGCATGCATACATTTAGTAAcaaggagtagtatttaaaacAGGCAAGTGGTTTGCTTTGTTATTTGGATTAGAAATTAGCTAGATCAAATTAGTATTTGGTGAACACATAAAAGTTCAACCGACAGTATTAATGATGAATTGGTGCTCGCAGAAAGGGCTTTTTTTTTCCCAGTGTTAGTATGCTACTATGACTTAACCGTTAATAATAACTAGTCttaacccacgtgcgatgcacgacggaatatttttttgtcatacaattttaaattgttaatctattaattaaaataagaaacaatataattatatacgatttaaaatagaaaaatatactactatgtaataaaaaattcaataaatatatactcctcaattcattttacacCTAAAGACATTAacttaaacatatttaaaattgaattgagacaaacacaattatttggacaatgATAAAGAGACTACATtaagtgttgacatttttgaaaaatatgtttaaaacaatccttcatatttctctactaaaaataataaattgtgtaaagatgaagataaatactatgtatgtttgagttaaggatgttacaattcttctctctctaagaACTGTAAGAAATATTGAGATAAAATTCTGGAACCATATACACGCGGTACTCTAACTTTTGtaatcaaaggaaaaaaacaacaataaatgaaatggaaattacaatgaaaattagtcaagaaaaaccatctttccgcaagacaaattacatcaCGGTTAGTGCTCTCGGATTGACATATTTTCCCCAGAGATAaaaacgacttcctcctaaCGTATATAACATCTCAAACCTGCTAGGCACCTATAAACTTGACAGGGCTCCAAAATCGAGCAAAACAATGTTCCTAAAATGtgtaataaaatgttgagagcttgagagagaatgaagaatgttttgttagtGTGTATATTGTATTTCATCCACAATTCTATGCCTTTTATAggtacaaaattagtaaatgagagatcatggaattaaaacatcataattttaaaatcaagacaatataggttacaaaatttgttaaatgctcattattctatttaaatatttgtaaccaCCAATGAGTCATTGTAGTGCTTTAAGAATTAGTCAAATgctcattaaaatatctaaataaatattcatgagttacttaaaatattcaaattggtccataacttataaatatttcagaataaggacaaaacatataaatatttcaagaaaatgccaaaactcgccttttatatatgtatagatagataatTTGAGTTGCACAGTTTACTagcattattttaattatttttttctttcttactttattaattatgcattaatttttgtgCCTCAAATgttcctatttttataggacgagGGAGTAGTATCTATTCTGTTTATGATGTGATAAACCTCaataatcaattattaattaaaatttgtaaattaaactttaaatatattaGCTTAGACACCTTGCTCGTTTAGTTTCCTAAATTTGTCAAAAAACAATCCTTATAAACttaaaagtataataataaaatccacataatattttaactaatttaagcAAACCATACGAGTCTTAAGGAATACAATGAAGTATTGCGAAGTTAAATAAAAGTgcaagaaaaaattattaaatagtgGGAAGAGTGATTTCTAGTGTCTTTTAGTAACTCCCTTCGTTTCAGATTAGACGccctatttttctattttagctTGTTCGTCaataagaatttaaatttacttttatCGTATACGGTAAGCAGATTCTACATTACACTAACTCTTTTTACTCACATTCAATATAAAAtgactcatattctattagGAGTAtctttttctaccttttttttaaatattattccatctgtccacgaataggaattccgttttaataaatgttaagaaaaatagatggaaaaaagttggtggaataagggtctcacttgtatatattagtttgagtaaagaccaaaattggtcctgaacatatggctattttacgtttttggtcataaacattatcttttggattttttggtcctgaacatagggaaatttgatcattttggtcccccgtcaacatttccgttaataTTTAACAGTCAACTATTTTAAtccgattttgaccaatttAAGCAATTTTTAGTGGGATTACCAACTCCTAATCACaaccttaattattttaagcatatatcatttaaaatactaaactaa harbors:
- the LOC125185414 gene encoding uncharacterized protein LOC125185414; translated protein: MPHPSKHSIKPLKHLSFKFPGFGRKSLSLISILAVFSLCFISSFLRPQRINVVSAAESDTNLSHILFGISGSAKTWRRRRHYSELWWRPNSTLGFVWLDEAAHDNWPDTSPPYKISADTARFRYTCWYGSRSAVRIARIVKESFDLSPRDVRWFVMGDDDTVFFTRNLVSVLRKYDHRQMYYIGGVSESVDQDVVHSYTMAYGGGGFAISRPLAAALVRILDRCIDRYASLYGSDQKIGACISEIGVPLTREVGFHQMDIRGNPFGLLSAHPLAPLVSLHHLDYLQPLFRNTNRVASLKKLMAPYEFDPSRLLQHTFCYDLTRNWSISISWGYNVQLYPYTLTAKDLSTPLQTFLTWSWRRGPFTFNTRLMSLNPCERPLEFRFHGIDEIEGGFTSTSYIRDRSEFRRKCDKLNYKAAYLVKAFNVTAGLLHPQYWNKAPSRECCQVMSGSARQNDVVGVKIRGCNQYESISAP